In Planococcus citri chromosome 4, ihPlaCitr1.1, whole genome shotgun sequence, the genomic window TACCTACGCAATTTTTTAATCTGTTCATTACAAAATGTCgatttttggggggaaaattattaaaagttctgcgaaaaaaaaaatgaaaatgagaaaatttgagGAGCATAAAATTTCTCACCATTGGAATATCTTTGttgggagaggggggggggggtggcttcATTTTTGACATATATTGAGGAAAACTCGCAATACTCGACCTGATTCAAACGATTACTTTTTGGCCCATAAAATggattggttttaaaaataaatcttcaatagatgagaattttttcactaaaaaaaagttttccacaATCAAAATCAATgctaaatattgaaaaatattaatttttgaatgtttttgttGTTAAATTTTCGATCACTTTCgacgtaatttcaaaaaataaccaaacaaaaacattaaaataaaaaaaaatgaaaaaggtgataaagagaaaaaatgcaaacaaaaattgaaaaaaaatgtttttcaagacaaattttcaaaagccattTCATTTGTTGCAACGTTATTTTGAAATGGTAGTTTTTATCACGTGTTTTCTTCCATTATCACCTATCAGGTTATTCCTTTTGTCTCgtagcaaattgaaaaaaaacgacatCGTTGCAAACGAAAAATAAAGTTTAGGTTTCGTTTTAGCTTACATTTCGTATCTATTACCGGATCCTTTGATGAATCAGCAGTCAGCTtcgaacattttaaaaatatattttcaaacaaCAATAAACctaaaaccgttttttttttgtacagacAAAAGAAGAATCACTGACCAGTAAATCTGCCCTACAAAACATATAAGCTTTGTTTGGCTTTGGCCTTTTCTTCGCTGCTAGCCTTTCATTACGAAACCATCCCCTCGCTTCATCACTGCCCCCACAGTGAATCTTATTCATTGTTCTTTTGGATactttcgagagaaaaaatgcATACCTATCTAGATATGCGATCTCATCTCTTTTTAGCGATATAAATCACTAAAACCAATTTTCGAGGGAGTAAAGATTGTTAAATGTGAGATAAACGTACTAAAATTCAGTGCTAATGAAGGAGTTAACATCTGGATATATTGTAGTTGTACCAATAGTGAGATATTCAATGAATTATTGATCTTTCAAGTACTATGAACAGATATATGTAAGTAAGAATTCAATACATACACCTAGggccacaaaaaattttaaataggtgtATTTCAAACCTCTaaaataggtaccattgaaAGGTACACGTGCACGAAAAAATTCAGGTAAAAATTAATCGTTTACAATAAAGCACATATAGGTAGGTTTCTTGCTGCCACCTTGTATCAGGAATGTACTTAACAAACTATTTACAAACTACCTGTGTACTTATGTATGTTAAATAGGTAATACCCTTGAGCCTTGACCATAATCAATGTCTCCTTCCTTCTAACTACAACCTTAAATAGGTGCTTATCCAATCTAGCTATAAGCTTTGTTCGAAACCAAACTTCTAAgctaagctcaaaaaagctcatactaagtattaacaaaaaaaaacctccaaaagcataacaaaaattgaaaaaaacttactgGTAAATAATAATGCTGACAACTACGACTGGAATAACACTCAAAACTATACTGGaactcacaaaatttcaacaccttTTCGAACACtttaaaataattcgaaaaatatgtggtacattatgattaaaaaaccgcgaacaattttttcaccagtCTACTAACACAATTTTATTAGATAACcggaataaaaaaatgtaaaataatcgTATTCTCACAGCGTACCGCAAGCGACACAAGGCAACACGAGTAACTATGAACGAACCGTTCGCAGTTTTCAACTGGAATGACTAATAAGAGACAACCCTCCTACCAACTCTGCAGAGTGGAATACTGATATCGCGGTTTCGAAGCACGTTGTTTGTTGTGAACACGATGTAGCGGTGTAGTGGTAGTGTGATTTTGGTGTAAATAATTAAGTAAGTCATTGCGTCATTATCATCGTGAAGATAATCTTTAAACTGGTTGTGGTTATTGATATGGGTACTCGAGAAGCGGACTTGGGCTCGACGCGAACGCGATGTAGCTCTTCCgatcaattggaaatttttgtcaattgccACTTGCCAATTGGCGTCAATTCTAATAGTAACGATGACGCGTACTGGTAATAATTGTGAACATTAATTACGTACATAGGTTTCCTGAAAATGTACCTtgagaaagtttttaaaatgatactTCTACCTGTGAATAATGTATGCGTGAAATGAGTACTAGAGCTAAATTAAGAATATGTGACAAATTCAACACGATCAAGATACAAGGCAACAATTCAGAACTGTGACTGCTGACTGACACCGAGTCGATGGAATTGACGattagtttgctgaatgaatAATTTACCTGGTCATGACCTCGTTCGCACTTTATTCAGTGCTTATTACAAAATATGAATTCAACTTTTGAGCccaaatttattcaactttaaaTAAATATGTAGAACCAGATTTAAAAATAGGTTTGGGGAGGCAGAGGAGAGCTGAACTAAATAATGCaaacaaaattgatcatttttttcgttttaaaaattttattttagaataaaaatttgaaaaacgattttCTGTCGCTTTGCTTACAGATGTTGAAAAGGATCGACCATTAATTGTGAACAATTTCTGATctagaaaatcagaaaattcagtttttagttGGAAATTGAAGTTTGTGATAGGCAATCTTCTTCTATTATACTGTGtgatcattttacatttttattcaatttttaaagtaattattcaacaaaaaagttATGAATATTACCCATagcgaaaaataattattttactgaCGTCAAAAGGTTGAAACGTTCACAGATTTCtagtaaaaaattgttatcaaagAACTTTCCGTTGAGTTGGTAATCccaaattaacaaattttaagTAAGATCGaataaattcatcgaaaattgaaaaaaaaacatgtttcaaacttgaaagtgatacacaaaaaatcgaaaacaatttGCAAAACATacgaaaaataacaaaaatgaccgaaaataaataaaatgttaatAGATTTGAGCACAATTTGTCCAACATTAGGTAAggttaaattttgtcaaaactcgaGATAAAATGTCTTAATACatagttgaataaaattttgcaaaatagctcaaatattatggaattttcaaaatttaatgaaaatccgtcaatcataaaaattattaaactgaaattttagtaattaaaaatgattatacagggtgtccactcatttctggaaatgattttccttgactttttcaggttttccagaccaatttttccatttttccagaccatttttttctatgcttaccccacactttaattaaagaggatggggggggggggggggcgggtgTAATTTTATATCATAAGCTtttcttcgaactggatacatatttggatataaaaaacagctaaacttcgattatcaactttttaaattaaaaataaataaataaataaataaaacatgcagcatcaattttagccaattgatacaatattcataccctatgacttatgaaaatttttcttctgttttttggatttttggaggcctaaaaatgtgaaatttgtttttttcaatgagaaacaaattgaccCGAGCGAAGAGAGGgctacaacttttgaaaattttcatttcgagatgcctaaaaacgaggtttttcaatgcaaagaatttattttttggtttcttaaattttaatattggaatgatgttttttttgaaagaagttacttttgaaaaagaaaagagaacaggctcgagcgaaagcttctaaaaatttgcatctcgagaggcataaaaacgaggttttttcatgtgaggacaagtagttttttttggcttttaaaattttacaatttgaatgatattttttgaaggaagttgattttgacaaagaaaacagaacaggccaaagcgaggacgaaagctcttgtaaatttgtatttcgagatgcatataaacgatgtttttttttgtgaagagtttattttttggttttaaaacttgatttttattatctagaaatgttcAACTTGTATGTGaagcaaaagcttttgaaaatttgtctttcgagaagtaaaaaataatgtttttctttcatcacaggtccttatccaaaatttgcaattgatcgttttttcaaaattccagggattttgcgtgaaaattacgaaattccctgacttttccagaccgaccaaattccctgacttttccaggttttccaggcttgtggacaccctgttatAAATTGAGCAAGAATTAGCAAGAATCTGCagacattttacaaaaattgggaaaatgtaataaaatactacaaaatgtaaggaaaattttgcaaaaactaaacaaagcatcaaaaaaaataataaatgaaaaatacaaaaaatcggtcaaaatcgtaaaattgacgtgaaaatcctcgaaaattatccaaaattaggaaaaatctcaaaaaaaaggagcaaaattaacataaaattgctcaaacattttaaaaacttgttgaaagtatcagaaaaaaaagaaagattgaAAACTAGAGAAAATTCGTCCACGTTCAACTTTTACGTTCACATTCatgtaaaacatgaaaataaaataaaaaatgtaaaagatgACAGCCAAATCATAAagcccaatttttaaaagtgatgaGAAGGGATTAGAGGGtcatgactgaaaattttcgatcaCAAAACTGTTCACTGTTATCTCTTCCCTATcgagattttgtgaaaattgaaattcattacAATATACGACAGTATAAAAGAACTGGAATTGTAAcgcgtgttttttgagttttaataaaaatactgGTATCGTGTTACCGCTGAAGAAGGCAACAAGTTTTGCTGAAACGTTCGGTCATACGTCTATgtgttatcaataaaattgcgTGTAATGTATTGCCtcagtatttttattaaaatatacgacagtaaaataatcaaaaaatataattgaattaaaaaaaaaatcagtaaaaattcattattattaacaattagaaaaaattaaaagattaaatcatcaaaaataattttaaaaattctaattttataaCCGGAaatccatttttatcaattacttCACTCAAGCACTGATCGATTACTTCACCTCAACGAGTTCTTTCACACAACATCAACATgatagcgaaaaaaatcaaacttacgTTTCTGGAAAAATACATTTACGATATACTATTTTCAATCCATACTTTGATATCTCCCAACAAACTTGGGTAGGTTTTAATTCCGTCTCTAATATCATCACACGATATTGATAATCGATGGAAAACAAATTCTGGCAATTCAGATTCAGTCACTGCAGACGAAAATGGACAAATTAAACTTAAAtcctaaaattgagaaaaaaagaacagatTAAAGATTGAGCAACGCTGATAacttaaaataataattataacaaTTTACCACTAGAGTTTCGAAAGCTCTGTAAGCCATTTGTTTAGGAACACTTGGTACCGCTTGAGAAGTTCTCGCGAAGTTAGAATATCTTTtgtaaatcatttcaaaattaaaaggtTCGTTATATAATTCAGTTTGATGAAATGCTGCAATCATCTAAATGAAAACATTCGTATTCAGACAAAATATCCAACAGTAAGATAAGATTTCATAATAATAAATCAGTAATAATAGTACAATGCATATTTACCAAACACAGCTGTACAGTTGAAAGACTTTTAAACAAATTTAACTTATAATCCGGATCCAATAAAGTTAATGCTACAGATAAATTCTTCAGCGTCAGGTAACGATTGTCTTTATCTAACTGCATAATACTGTtgaactacaaaaaatttccaatattaaTACGATCAAAATACAGATTGTTTTCCTTAAAATGAAACACACACTTACCACGAAGTTGGTGAAGAACCTTTCATCGTTACTTTGATCGGAGATATGTTTTAGTAAGTCTATCACATCATTATCAATTGCCAATTTATCGATACTTTCGTTCCAACTTTCAACGTACGAAGAATCAGAGCAAGcgttttcttcaacttttagaaGTTTAACAAAGCTGgctatttttttgttcaaagtaCGACTTTGATTCAAATTAATAATCAATTGCGAAAATCTCGATTTAACACGTTTCTCGAACTTCTCCAGAATATTACTATAAGTTGTTATTCCGATTACGAAACCAGGCACCTAAACACAAACGTcggaatttaaaattgaaaataaacattactcaataaaatatgtatatgtacaGCAATGCAATTCAACCTGTTCGGTTCGAATGGTATCGAACATGAAGTATAAAATCTGAGAAtcttgaaaaagatgaaaatcttCGAGCACGAATACAGCAGTCTTGACATTTTCTTCATTTGCTCTAcataaagtttttaatttttgaaataactttggaaaaatatctGAAACACATTACGAAACCGAAGCATGAAATTAACGTCCAATTCGTAATACGATGGTCAAATCGAAAATACTCACCGGAGGAAACAATTTCATCCTCGCAGAATTCTAAACCAGCGTCGATTTGGTCACTCATATCTTGAAAAGCCAACGTATCATTGGAATGAAAAAGCCCATGTAACCTGATGACACGATATCGGTCTTCGTAAGCTTTCTCAATTTCGTCGAGCACATTTTGCACCAACTGTTCAACAGTAACgtgagattttaaaatttacattcagAAAGAAATAAAACGAAGATGAATTTGTACTCAACCGTTGATTTTCCTGATCCAGGACAGCCTGATACGATGACTGATTTACTATTGCCGGTTTCTATTGTTCCTTTCAGCAAATTGAACAAATCTTTTTGTGCTGCTTCACAGCCTTCGAGTTCTCTAGACAATATTTTACGTTTGAGATGCTTTTTCAGTTCTGTCACGGGATTCATTGCTCCTTAatcttgaaaagaaaatcgtataaaatttaataagtgAAAATGTTGCTTACAATAAATTAGGCTGATTCAAAGTGAAACTAAATGCAACTTACAGAGATCTATGAGGAATTCGGTGAAGTGATGATAAATGTTGAAACTGTACAACGTTGATGAATATTTGATGCAAATATGAAATAATATTACATGAAACCTTATGAAACGAACTTTCGCATTGCGATTGCCGATTTTTATCAATAGAGCATTGTATAAATGTTACAAATAGTATTCGCTGCGCCGTACGTCCATGTCAAATAAACATCAACAAACCACTTCGTCCTGCGCTGATTGGGTGGCGACATTAGCGCTCCAAGCGGATGCCCGGCGAATAACAGAATTTTGCTCCGACCATACTCAGTTGCAAGTTCGTTAGTTGCTCCGTGGTTTGTTAGTGGTGATTTGACATGAATGTACGGCGCAGCGAATACTATTTGTAAGATTTCCCAATGCTCTATAGAGAGATAAcaggtttgttcgtttttaaccAGGTTTCTTACCCGGGTAAGGTTAAATCCAGAGACCTGTTATAGGTCTTTGGTTAAATCAGGGGTAAAAAGTGGAGAGC contains:
- the Orc4 gene encoding origin recognition complex subunit 4; translated protein: MNPVTELKKHLKRKILSRELEGCEAAQKDLFNLLKGTIETGNSKSVIVSGCPGSGKSTLVQNVLDEIEKAYEDRYRVIRLHGLFHSNDTLAFQDMSDQIDAGLEFCEDEIVSSDIFPKLFQKLKTLCRANEENVKTAVFVLEDFHLFQDSQILYFMFDTIRTEQVPGFVIGITTYSNILEKFEKRVKSRFSQLIINLNQSRTLNKKIASFVKLLKVEENACSDSSYVESWNESIDKLAIDNDVIDLLKHISDQSNDERFFTNFVFNSIMQLDKDNRYLTLKNLSVALTLLDPDYKLNLFKSLSTVQLCLMIAAFHQTELYNEPFNFEMIYKRYSNFARTSQAVPSVPKQMAYRAFETLVDLSLICPFSSAVTESELPEFVFHRLSISCDDIRDGIKTYPSLLGDIKVWIENSIS